One Sediminibacillus dalangtanensis genomic region harbors:
- the fabI gene encoding enoyl-ACP reductase FabI, producing MEDILQLKDKHIVVMGVANERSLAWGVAKSLAKAGAKLTFTYRKERSYQKLTKLFEKNELTAEHVTVCDINEDESIKNAFADIHEKAGRIDGVVHSIAFAHGEDLKGAFVDTSRSGYAFAQDTSAYSLIAVSREAKPYMTEGGAIITMSALGGERTLEGYKVMGVAKAALESSVRYLALDLGADGIRVNTISAGPIRTLAAKGIPGFNDMLHDIESRAPLKRNVTQEEVGDMAAVMMSPLSRGVTGETVHVDAGYNIMA from the coding sequence ATGGAAGATATATTACAGTTAAAAGATAAACATATTGTAGTAATGGGAGTGGCCAACGAACGCAGTCTTGCCTGGGGAGTGGCTAAATCACTGGCTAAAGCCGGAGCAAAGCTGACATTTACATACCGTAAAGAACGCTCATACCAAAAATTGACGAAGCTTTTTGAAAAAAACGAACTAACTGCTGAGCATGTTACTGTTTGCGACATTAATGAGGACGAGAGTATAAAAAACGCATTCGCAGACATCCATGAAAAGGCAGGCAGGATTGATGGCGTGGTACATTCCATTGCCTTCGCTCATGGAGAGGATTTGAAAGGGGCATTTGTGGACACTTCACGCAGTGGATACGCTTTTGCTCAGGATACCAGTGCATATTCGTTGATTGCTGTGTCCAGGGAAGCGAAGCCCTATATGACGGAAGGTGGAGCGATTATCACCATGAGTGCGCTTGGTGGAGAAAGAACACTAGAAGGGTATAAAGTGATGGGAGTTGCCAAAGCTGCTTTAGAATCTTCGGTGCGCTATTTGGCGCTGGATTTGGGAGCGGACGGTATAAGGGTCAACACGATCTCGGCTGGACCGATCAGGACGCTGGCAGCTAAAGGAATCCCTGGATTTAACGATATGCTTCATGATATCGAATCAAGAGCGCCGCTGAAACGAAATGTGACACAAGAAGAAGTGGGAGATATGGCAGCAGTGATGATGAGTCCGCTTTCGAGAGGAGTGACAGGCGAAACAGTTCATGTGGATGCCGGATATAATATAATGGCCTAA
- a CDS encoding glycoside hydrolase family 16 protein translates to MLACLVSICFLVLFAIRLFSDQATVIVADTPYIRDAHSFELAGRVPVYIREAQIESAYAEKGWHLIWYDEFTDSGLDTDKWRTEDWASFKNEELQYYTPANVQVGDGRLRLISRKETYHDRRFTSGAVHTQSKFSFRYGKAEIRAKLPKGKGIFPAFWMLPDQEDKWLPEIDILEMLGHEPHKIWMVQHWLNGNEKLVSNSSTYTGDDFSAGFHTFSIEWSPGQIIWLIDGKERFRSSESVPGMKMYLYLNTAIGGVWPGDPDQTTELPQAFEVDYVRVFQKKGGVDRCC, encoded by the coding sequence GTGCTGGCTTGTTTAGTGTCTATATGCTTTCTTGTGTTGTTTGCAATTCGTCTGTTTTCAGATCAAGCGACAGTCATAGTCGCTGACACCCCTTATATTCGCGATGCACACTCATTTGAGTTGGCTGGCAGAGTGCCAGTATACATCCGGGAAGCCCAAATTGAATCGGCTTATGCTGAGAAGGGATGGCACCTTATTTGGTATGACGAATTTACGGATTCAGGATTAGATACGGATAAGTGGAGGACGGAAGACTGGGCATCCTTTAAAAATGAGGAATTGCAATATTATACTCCTGCTAATGTCCAAGTTGGAGATGGTCGTTTACGGCTGATCAGCAGGAAAGAAACGTATCATGACAGAAGATTCACTTCTGGAGCCGTACATACCCAGAGCAAGTTTAGCTTCCGCTACGGGAAGGCAGAGATAAGAGCGAAATTGCCGAAAGGAAAGGGGATATTCCCAGCATTTTGGATGCTTCCCGATCAGGAGGATAAATGGCTGCCTGAAATTGATATTCTGGAAATGCTGGGGCATGAACCGCATAAAATTTGGATGGTACAACACTGGTTAAATGGAAATGAAAAGCTTGTAAGCAATTCCTCCACCTATACAGGAGATGATTTTTCAGCAGGCTTTCATACTTTCTCGATAGAATGGTCTCCCGGGCAAATCATCTGGCTAATCGATGGGAAAGAAAGATTTCGCTCCAGTGAGTCCGTGCCGGGAATGAAAATGTACCTTTATTTAAATACCGCAATCGGGGGTGTATGGCCGGGAGATCCCGATCAAACAACTGAGTTACCACAAGCTTTTGAAGTAGATTATGTAAGAGTATTTCAAAAGAAGGGGGGTGTAGATAGATGTTGTTAA
- a CDS encoding GNAT family N-acetyltransferase: MIFPELETERLHLVEIKKQHASSFFDIMSNDQVTRYYGMNSLVNMEQAEEMIYSLHETYKSGRGIRWGLIVKDSNRFIGTAGLNNLSTYSKKAEIGYEINPDFWRMGYTTEAINKIMQYSFEKLGLYRLGAVTFPQNHASNQLLRKLGFMEEGTLRGYLYQHKQSHDALIFSLLQPEWKQKI; this comes from the coding sequence ATGATTTTCCCGGAGTTAGAAACTGAGCGACTGCATTTAGTGGAAATAAAAAAGCAACATGCCTCTAGTTTTTTTGACATCATGTCCAATGATCAAGTGACTAGGTATTATGGGATGAACAGCCTGGTTAACATGGAACAAGCAGAGGAAATGATATACTCGCTTCATGAAACCTATAAAAGCGGAAGGGGCATTCGCTGGGGATTGATTGTAAAGGATAGTAACCGTTTTATCGGGACTGCAGGACTGAATAACTTAAGTACCTATAGCAAAAAAGCTGAGATTGGTTATGAAATAAATCCAGATTTTTGGAGGATGGGCTATACTACCGAAGCAATCAACAAAATCATGCAATACAGTTTTGAAAAGCTCGGGTTATACCGGCTTGGCGCGGTTACTTTCCCCCAAAATCATGCTTCCAATCAGTTACTGCGTAAATTAGGTTTTATGGAGGAGGGCACTTTAAGAGGATATTTATACCAGCATAAGCAATCCCATGATGCGTTGATTTTTTCTTTATTACAACCTGAATGGAAACAAAAAATATAA
- a CDS encoding CAP domain-containing protein — translation MKKAFVTVAAAVVLSGLTGCNTNNQEAQNPNNDEGFRQVGFHGGGQDAGNPDNDNDNGQFFLNPGGQSQYPNLRENPPLRRGNENFQQDFRQFSQGNNQPDNRQNNQQTDRQNGETNNNANIGDMQQEVIRLTNVERRNNGLQELKADADLTEVAQEKSEDMSENNYFSHNSPTYGSPFDMMQQYNVDYQTAAENIASGQQSAEAVVQAWMDSPSHRKNILNGELTHIGVGFDADGNYWTQMFIQK, via the coding sequence ATGAAAAAAGCGTTTGTTACTGTTGCAGCGGCCGTTGTCTTAAGTGGTTTAACTGGATGTAATACGAACAACCAGGAAGCGCAAAACCCGAATAATGACGAAGGATTTCGCCAAGTCGGTTTTCATGGTGGAGGGCAAGATGCCGGAAATCCGGATAATGACAATGATAATGGACAATTTTTTCTCAATCCGGGTGGCCAGAGCCAATATCCAAATCTTAGGGAAAATCCACCGCTAAGACGCGGAAATGAGAACTTTCAACAGGATTTTAGGCAGTTCAGCCAAGGAAACAATCAACCAGATAACCGACAAAACAACCAACAAACAGATCGTCAGAATGGTGAAACGAACAACAATGCGAATATCGGTGATATGCAGCAAGAAGTCATCCGGTTAACGAATGTCGAGAGACGTAATAATGGACTTCAAGAGCTGAAAGCCGATGCGGATTTAACCGAAGTAGCACAGGAAAAATCGGAAGATATGTCCGAAAATAACTACTTTTCGCATAACTCGCCAACATATGGCTCTCCGTTTGATATGATGCAGCAATATAATGTGGACTATCAAACAGCGGCTGAAAATATCGCTTCAGGACAGCAATCCGCTGAGGCTGTGGTACAAGCATGGATGGATAGTCCGAGTCATCGGAAAAATATCCTGAACGGAGAACTGACCCATATTGGAGTCGGATTTGATGCTGATGGTAACTATTGGACACAAATGTTTATCCAAAAATAG
- a CDS encoding GNAT family N-acetyltransferase: protein MIIRQTRKEDISSLLTIYNHAIEHTTATFDLETQTIEQRNKWFSKYGGRYPLLVAEHDGRVAGYSCLSAYRDKPAYQWTCELSVYVDPANQGKGLGKALMGAILEQAQKLGYHSVISGITAGNDASIKLHEHFHFTFIGSFKEVGYKFESWQDVWFYQLIL from the coding sequence GTGATCATCAGACAAACAAGAAAAGAAGATATTTCTTCGTTGTTGACCATATACAACCACGCAATCGAACATACAACCGCCACGTTTGATTTGGAAACACAAACAATCGAGCAACGGAATAAGTGGTTTTCCAAGTACGGCGGCCGATACCCATTGCTCGTTGCTGAGCACGATGGAAGAGTAGCAGGTTATAGTTGTTTGAGTGCCTATCGAGACAAACCCGCCTACCAATGGACCTGCGAGCTTTCGGTTTATGTCGATCCCGCCAACCAGGGAAAAGGTCTAGGAAAAGCGTTGATGGGAGCTATCCTAGAGCAGGCACAGAAACTCGGATATCATTCAGTAATTAGCGGCATAACAGCCGGTAACGACGCCAGTATCAAGCTCCATGAGCATTTTCACTTCACATTCATCGGTAGCTTTAAGGAGGTCGGCTACAAGTTCGAAAGTTGGCAGGACGTATGGTTTTACCAGTTGATTTTATAA
- a CDS encoding GNAT family N-acetyltransferase, which translates to MLEVKQIEPERTYLLRHQVLRPNQSILQCQYPNDFQQGSFHLGAYLDGELISIASFYPEKHQAFSDTRQYRLRGMATLEAYRNQKAGTALIQKGESLMREKSASLWWCNARTTVSDYYLKMGMDFEGEVFDIEPIGPHRLMYKRLG; encoded by the coding sequence ATGCTTGAAGTAAAACAAATAGAACCGGAGAGAACGTATTTACTACGTCATCAGGTTCTACGGCCAAACCAATCTATACTCCAATGTCAGTATCCGAACGATTTTCAGCAGGGTTCTTTCCATTTGGGTGCATATTTAGATGGGGAGTTAATCAGTATTGCTTCTTTTTATCCGGAAAAGCATCAAGCATTTTCCGACACAAGGCAGTACCGGTTACGTGGGATGGCGACATTGGAGGCGTACCGTAATCAAAAGGCCGGTACCGCATTGATCCAAAAAGGTGAATCATTGATGAGGGAGAAGTCGGCTTCCCTGTGGTGGTGTAACGCCCGTACAACTGTCAGCGATTATTACCTGAAAATGGGGATGGATTTTGAGGGTGAAGTATTCGATATCGAGCCCATCGGCCCCCACCGCTTAATGTATAAGCGGCTGGGTTAG
- a CDS encoding DUF3298 and DUF4163 domain-containing protein encodes MKKAWILLSAAFFCWHSAVPQPAEALSVEPVSDQSDSGSIIIGSKVIQEKTDFVSIDLTIPVVNGLSDRKFEKRLNSHIKKLALEAKKEIIVQAKQGQNNAEQENRPFNPYELKIDYNLKNTDQVLSFTVTTYSYTGGAHGITETDYYNIDLKTNHKLVLTGLFKENSNYQDIINQEIHRQIKEQENAEEGSYFHPDDLFTGASAFQSISEDQSFYIEDGDLVIAFGQYEIAPGYMGEPAFHIPLSTLQEQLQEQYQNLAKSE; translated from the coding sequence ATGAAGAAAGCTTGGATCCTACTTTCTGCTGCATTTTTTTGCTGGCATTCCGCAGTTCCACAACCAGCCGAGGCACTTTCTGTAGAGCCAGTAAGCGATCAGTCCGACAGCGGGAGTATTATCATCGGTTCCAAAGTCATCCAGGAAAAAACCGATTTCGTTTCCATTGATTTAACTATACCTGTCGTAAACGGTTTGTCCGACCGTAAATTTGAAAAAAGACTAAATAGTCACATCAAAAAACTAGCCTTGGAAGCGAAGAAAGAAATCATCGTCCAGGCAAAACAGGGTCAGAATAACGCCGAACAGGAAAACCGGCCATTTAATCCCTATGAACTGAAGATTGATTACAATCTTAAAAATACGGATCAAGTCTTGTCCTTTACGGTAACTACTTATTCCTATACAGGAGGTGCGCACGGGATTACAGAAACCGATTACTATAATATTGACTTAAAAACCAATCACAAGTTAGTTCTTACAGGTCTTTTCAAAGAAAACAGTAACTATCAGGACATCATCAACCAGGAGATCCATCGACAAATCAAAGAGCAGGAAAACGCAGAGGAGGGAAGCTATTTTCACCCCGATGATCTCTTTACAGGAGCAAGTGCCTTTCAAAGTATCTCAGAGGACCAATCTTTCTATATAGAAGACGGGGATTTGGTCATCGCTTTTGGCCAATACGAGATTGCACCGGGTTATATGGGAGAACCTGCCTTTCACATTCCCCTATCGACCTTGCAGGAACAATTACAAGAACAATATCAAAACCTCGCGAAATCCGAGTAA
- a CDS encoding helix-turn-helix transcriptional regulator, whose amino-acid sequence MENTIRRIRKSKKLSQEELAGKCGVTRQTVNAIENNKYDPTLALAFKLAFHLEVTVDELFEFHYGEE is encoded by the coding sequence GTGGAGAATACGATTCGGAGGATTAGAAAAAGTAAAAAACTGTCGCAAGAAGAATTGGCAGGGAAGTGCGGTGTTACGAGACAAACGGTCAATGCAATTGAAAATAACAAATACGATCCGACTCTGGCGCTGGCTTTTAAATTGGCCTTCCATTTGGAGGTAACCGTTGATGAGTTATTCGAATTTCACTATGGAGAGGAGTAA
- a CDS encoding glycosyltransferase family 2 protein has translation MLLKVTIVFFIIFIVFQLLYIFIPLFTVKPNSRFRRADSQQGISVLIPAYNEELIILRCIQGIVHVDYKNYEAIFVNDGSTDRTMDVLHQHLQLEPAVFRLPAVKIPHQSVKEIYQSKRFPQIFVIDKENGGKADALNAGTEYARKEIVVTLDADSVLDSNALHAVNAGFEDNQVIAAGGTVHIGQGYSSSITQPMPTFRTKGIIRFQIIQYITAFYLHKFTQARLRSITVIAGAFGAFRRSALFEVDGYRRTVGEDMDITLRIQRLINCKYSSHKLVFIPQAVCYTECPATLRDLFRQRIRWQKAFVDCIFMYRKAFFKQLGMAASIYLLIDSLALGTLNAFPMLFIPVSILINLDNLMIACGLFTISFFLANYQSITALIVSHRFGVTYSFHDYLRIVFFIPVEIVSYRLLGIFFVICGTYMYFRNRNDWTVSNRIPTTNPPNSENLALTDDQAV, from the coding sequence ATGTTGTTAAAAGTAACGATCGTTTTTTTTATCATATTTATTGTATTTCAACTCTTATATATATTCATCCCGTTATTTACGGTTAAGCCAAATAGCCGGTTTCGCAGAGCAGACAGTCAGCAGGGCATTTCCGTTTTGATTCCAGCTTACAATGAAGAACTGATTATTCTTCGTTGTATACAGGGAATTGTCCATGTTGATTACAAGAATTATGAAGCGATCTTTGTGAACGATGGTTCCACTGATCGGACGATGGATGTCCTTCATCAGCATTTGCAGCTTGAGCCGGCAGTTTTCCGGTTGCCCGCCGTGAAAATTCCTCATCAGTCGGTAAAGGAAATATACCAATCGAAGCGATTTCCTCAAATCTTTGTCATCGATAAAGAAAATGGCGGGAAAGCAGATGCATTGAATGCCGGAACAGAATATGCGCGTAAAGAGATTGTCGTGACGCTGGATGCAGATAGTGTGCTCGATTCAAATGCTCTGCATGCTGTCAATGCCGGATTTGAAGATAACCAGGTTATTGCTGCAGGCGGGACTGTTCACATCGGACAAGGGTATTCCAGTAGTATTACGCAACCCATGCCGACTTTCCGAACAAAAGGAATCATTCGTTTTCAAATCATTCAATATATCACTGCTTTTTATTTACATAAATTCACTCAGGCAAGGCTTCGCTCGATTACTGTGATTGCCGGCGCTTTTGGTGCATTTCGGAGATCGGCTTTATTTGAAGTGGATGGCTACCGAAGGACTGTAGGGGAAGATATGGATATTACCCTGCGTATTCAACGTTTGATCAATTGTAAGTACAGTAGCCATAAACTGGTATTTATTCCTCAGGCAGTTTGCTATACAGAATGCCCCGCGACTTTACGCGACTTGTTCCGGCAGCGAATCCGTTGGCAAAAAGCATTTGTTGACTGCATTTTTATGTACCGTAAAGCCTTTTTTAAACAGCTGGGCATGGCTGCGTCAATCTATTTATTGATCGATTCCCTTGCACTCGGAACACTGAATGCCTTTCCAATGTTGTTTATCCCAGTATCGATTCTAATTAATTTGGATAATTTGATGATTGCGTGCGGCCTGTTTACGATTTCTTTTTTTCTGGCAAATTATCAAAGCATCACGGCATTGATTGTCAGCCATCGATTTGGTGTCACTTATTCGTTTCATGACTATTTGCGTATCGTTTTCTTTATACCAGTTGAAATTGTTTCTTATCGACTGCTCGGCATTTTTTTCGTCATTTGTGGTACGTATATGTATTTTCGGAACAGGAATGACTGGACGGTTTCCAACCGAATACCAACCACGAACCCACCTAACAGTGAAAATTTAGCGCTAACGGATGATCAAGCTGTCTAA
- a CDS encoding polysaccharide deacetylase family protein, producing MKKWFNFGYTLVFLLIFSSICLFYSDDFTRALSSRPPLFPTNQPFGIEKCQKWTEQVRDFSLFREKAAEKVTVLMYHRILEEGEIDPSIHYDKHGQLYDTIVLKSAFEEQMQFLHDHDYTTLTVKEFLLFMQGKIEVPRKSVLLTFDDGFKDNFIEAYPIMKKYQFTAANFLVTGFVSKREDKFSSSKHQYFSLSDVGKSCDVFDFQSHTYNFHQRNKQGTAYLESKAPDEIRDDLSVSLTNLSGRNRSIAYPYGAYNQNTIDVVKELGFELAFTVEYNDARPGMALYEIPRKAVYPDDTLHDFKEKINFY from the coding sequence ATGAAAAAATGGTTTAATTTCGGTTATACACTAGTATTCCTTTTGATTTTTTCTTCAATTTGTCTTTTTTATTCCGACGATTTCACAAGGGCTTTATCATCGCGTCCGCCCCTATTTCCAACGAATCAGCCATTTGGCATAGAAAAATGCCAGAAGTGGACAGAACAGGTTAGAGACTTTTCGCTATTTCGAGAAAAAGCAGCGGAAAAGGTTACCGTGCTCATGTATCATCGGATTTTAGAGGAGGGGGAGATCGATCCATCGATCCATTATGATAAACATGGGCAACTGTATGACACAATCGTATTGAAGTCCGCCTTTGAGGAACAGATGCAATTTCTGCACGATCATGATTATACAACGTTAACGGTAAAAGAGTTTTTATTGTTCATGCAAGGAAAAATAGAAGTGCCGAGAAAAAGTGTTTTGCTTACGTTCGATGATGGATTCAAGGATAATTTTATAGAGGCTTACCCTATAATGAAAAAATATCAATTTACCGCCGCCAATTTTTTGGTTACAGGGTTTGTTTCCAAACGAGAGGACAAATTCTCATCGAGCAAACATCAATACTTCAGCCTGTCTGATGTGGGAAAAAGCTGCGATGTTTTTGACTTTCAAAGTCATACCTATAATTTTCATCAACGGAACAAACAGGGTACAGCTTACCTCGAATCCAAAGCGCCAGATGAGATAAGAGATGATTTATCGGTCAGTTTGACTAATTTGTCAGGCCGCAATCGTTCTATCGCTTATCCTTACGGTGCATACAACCAAAATACTATCGATGTAGTAAAGGAGCTGGGCTTTGAATTGGCATTTACCGTTGAGTACAATGATGCTCGTCCAGGAATGGCACTATATGAAATACCTCGTAAAGCCGTATATCCAGATGATACGTTGCATGATTTCAAAGAAAAAATCAACTTTTACTAA
- the selA gene encoding L-seryl-tRNA(Sec) selenium transferase: MKHLLRELPPVHEFQQHSKFQDLTAQSGFPEEEVTSTIKAELAELRKALLDGINPLEETAGHSFTEYIWQNTEKRLQRFEQDRLRPVINATGTVLHTNLGRARLSPEAIDHVKQVAANFSNLEYAIEAGKRGSRHDILEDLLVKLTGAEAAMVVNNNAAAVFLVLRALAKEKNVIVSRGQLVEIGGSFRVSSIMEESGANLVEVGTTNKTHLYDYQKAVDEETGMILKVHTSNFKTVGFTDSVSTKELAEWKSQYPDLIFYEDLGSGALYDFRAEGIGDEPIIKEVIKEGADLVSFSGDKLLGGPQAGIIAGKRELIQRLKKHQLARVLRVDKMTFAGLEKTLMAYISGTAAQQLPTVRDIVKRLETIKEQAETMIERLEAELPQLEFEMIEDTSQIGGGTMPAVELPTYVVAITSTISSAQHLADTLRLGTPAIITRIKEEKVMLDFRTIAQEEMEGLYEQLLHLLKEKK; encoded by the coding sequence ATGAAGCATTTGCTGCGAGAACTGCCGCCGGTTCATGAATTTCAGCAGCATTCGAAATTCCAAGACCTTACCGCTCAATCCGGATTCCCGGAAGAGGAAGTCACTAGCACCATAAAAGCTGAATTGGCCGAATTGCGCAAGGCGTTACTGGACGGTATCAATCCGCTCGAAGAGACCGCTGGCCATAGTTTCACAGAATACATATGGCAAAACACTGAAAAGCGTTTACAGCGCTTTGAACAGGACAGGCTCCGTCCGGTAATCAATGCTACTGGAACCGTCTTGCATACGAATCTCGGCAGAGCACGTCTTAGTCCGGAAGCAATCGACCATGTAAAGCAGGTGGCAGCCAACTTTTCCAATCTGGAGTATGCCATTGAAGCCGGCAAAAGGGGGTCACGCCATGATATTCTCGAGGATTTACTCGTGAAGCTGACGGGAGCGGAGGCAGCCATGGTCGTAAACAACAATGCGGCTGCAGTCTTTCTCGTACTGCGGGCGTTAGCAAAAGAGAAAAATGTCATTGTTTCCCGCGGACAGTTAGTCGAAATAGGAGGATCGTTCCGTGTCTCGTCCATCATGGAAGAAAGCGGAGCGAATTTGGTGGAAGTCGGTACGACGAATAAAACGCATTTATATGACTATCAGAAGGCTGTAGATGAAGAAACGGGAATGATTTTAAAGGTTCACACAAGCAATTTTAAAACAGTTGGTTTTACAGATTCCGTGAGTACCAAAGAGTTGGCGGAATGGAAGAGCCAATACCCGGATCTCATTTTTTACGAGGATTTAGGGAGCGGTGCACTATATGATTTTAGAGCAGAGGGAATCGGTGACGAGCCAATTATAAAAGAGGTCATCAAGGAAGGTGCGGATTTAGTATCTTTCAGCGGGGATAAGCTGTTGGGTGGACCACAAGCAGGAATCATAGCCGGAAAGCGGGAATTGATTCAACGGTTAAAAAAACATCAGCTTGCACGGGTTCTTCGTGTTGATAAGATGACGTTTGCTGGATTGGAAAAAACGTTGATGGCTTATATATCCGGAACTGCAGCACAACAATTGCCAACTGTCCGGGATATTGTCAAAAGGCTGGAAACAATCAAAGAACAAGCGGAAACGATGATCGAACGGCTGGAAGCCGAACTTCCACAACTTGAGTTTGAAATGATAGAAGACACATCGCAAATCGGCGGAGGTACGATGCCTGCTGTAGAACTACCAACCTATGTGGTAGCGATTACTAGTACAATCTCTTCCGCGCAACACTTAGCAGACACCTTACGGTTGGGAACGCCGGCCATTATTACAAGAATAAAGGAAGAAAAAGTGATGCTTGATTTTCGTACGATCGCACAGGAAGAGATGGAAGGCTTATATGAACAGCTACTCCATTTATTGAAGGAGAAAAAGTGA
- the selB gene encoding selenocysteine-specific translation elongation factor yields the protein MDETYYTIGMAGHIDHGKTTLTKALTNVDTDRLKEEKERSISIEAGYAPLHTEDGTHVSIVDVPGHERFIRQMIAGVAGIDLVVLVVAADEGVMPQTKEHLEILQFLGIKRCLVAVTKIDRVDEELQEFVGSDIKEALSGTIFSEAEMVFVDSVSGKGVEELRSAIFSALKQVEFRDRFGSFRLPIDQVFTVQGQGTIVRGTIYEGVIRQGSSLTVLPAGKKVRARNIQVHHENVQEARAGQRTAVNITGADREQINRGDVLVASNHFLVSKTIDVAVRLVDDMEHPIKQRAPIKLHIGTSEVMGKIVFFDRNEAQTAQDEILCQLRLEEEVVVRRGDRFIIRRPTPVETIGGGWVIDPKGEKYRFGTETTNMLEQKKVGTPEDLIAAALNEHTLLNEQQIIQNTSLDNAVVMAALNSGIQSKRFIPAGKKFVLTSTFEKGKKTIEEFVVNYQLQHPMRPGVNKAELRQSFLDTFPRPFIDFVITEMLEQGIVKQQEQYLSTADFRQHLPPRWKARLEEIIDQLKEDGLQVRKWEEYFVGTPLPEAIAGELKSFLLQTGQAYALTDDMIIDQQVFLEAVKKLRKMTNETFGLQDVKGAWDVSRKYMIPLLELLDQWGWTTREEGNRRWLHSENG from the coding sequence ATGGACGAGACTTACTATACAATCGGGATGGCTGGTCACATTGACCATGGCAAAACGACCTTGACCAAAGCGCTGACCAATGTTGATACGGACCGGCTGAAAGAAGAAAAAGAGCGGAGTATCTCGATTGAAGCGGGATATGCCCCTTTACATACAGAGGATGGTACGCACGTATCCATTGTTGACGTTCCAGGCCACGAACGGTTTATCCGCCAAATGATAGCTGGTGTTGCAGGCATCGATTTGGTAGTACTGGTAGTCGCTGCTGATGAAGGAGTGATGCCGCAGACAAAGGAGCATTTGGAAATCCTTCAATTTCTCGGCATTAAAAGGTGTTTGGTGGCTGTAACCAAAATCGACCGGGTTGACGAAGAACTTCAGGAGTTTGTCGGAAGTGATATAAAAGAAGCATTGTCGGGCACGATTTTCTCGGAAGCTGAAATGGTGTTTGTAGACAGTGTGTCAGGGAAAGGAGTGGAAGAGCTTCGATCGGCTATTTTTTCCGCTTTGAAACAAGTAGAATTCAGGGACCGGTTTGGCTCATTCCGTCTGCCGATCGATCAGGTTTTCACTGTACAGGGGCAAGGTACGATCGTTAGAGGAACCATCTATGAAGGTGTGATACGCCAAGGCAGTTCATTAACGGTGTTGCCTGCAGGAAAAAAAGTTCGGGCACGTAATATTCAGGTACATCATGAAAATGTACAGGAAGCAAGAGCAGGACAGCGGACTGCAGTAAATATTACAGGCGCGGACCGTGAGCAAATCAACAGAGGAGATGTTCTAGTTGCTTCCAACCATTTCTTGGTAAGTAAGACGATTGATGTGGCGGTCCGTTTAGTGGATGACATGGAGCATCCGATAAAACAGAGGGCTCCCATCAAATTACATATTGGAACATCTGAGGTGATGGGGAAAATAGTGTTTTTCGATCGGAATGAAGCACAAACAGCACAGGATGAGATACTTTGTCAACTGCGATTGGAAGAGGAAGTTGTCGTGCGTCGGGGGGATCGCTTCATTATCCGCAGGCCTACCCCAGTGGAAACGATCGGTGGAGGCTGGGTAATCGATCCGAAAGGTGAAAAATACCGGTTTGGTACAGAAACGACCAATATGCTGGAACAGAAAAAGGTAGGTACACCAGAGGATTTGATTGCCGCAGCACTAAACGAACATACCCTCTTGAATGAACAGCAAATTATTCAGAATACTTCTTTAGATAATGCTGTCGTTATGGCGGCCTTAAACAGTGGTATTCAATCGAAACGGTTTATCCCAGCCGGAAAAAAGTTCGTTTTAACGAGTACTTTTGAGAAAGGGAAAAAGACCATAGAAGAATTCGTGGTAAACTATCAACTGCAGCATCCGATGCGGCCTGGAGTTAACAAAGCGGAGTTACGCCAAAGTTTTCTGGACACCTTTCCAAGACCGTTTATCGATTTTGTTATAACTGAAATGCTGGAGCAAGGGATAGTAAAGCAACAGGAACAGTATTTGTCGACCGCTGATTTTCGACAGCACTTGCCCCCGCGTTGGAAAGCGAGATTGGAAGAAATTATTGACCAGCTTAAAGAGGATGGGCTGCAAGTCAGGAAATGGGAAGAATACTTTGTTGGTACTCCTCTTCCTGAAGCGATCGCTGGTGAATTGAAAAGTTTTTTGCTACAGACCGGACAGGCTTATGCACTTACTGATGATATGATTATTGATCAGCAAGTGTTCTTAGAAGCCGTTAAAAAGCTGAGAAAGATGACGAATGAAACGTTTGGACTGCAAGATGTGAAGGGTGCGTGGGATGTTTCAAGAAAATATATGATTCCGCTGCTCGAATTGCTTGATCAATGGGGTTGGACCACTCGGGAAGAAGGCAACCGGCGCTGGCTGCACTCGGAAAACGGATGA